In the Phaseolus vulgaris cultivar G19833 unplaced genomic scaffold, P. vulgaris v2.0 scaffold_33, whole genome shotgun sequence genome, one interval contains:
- the LOC137817355 gene encoding vesicle-associated protein 4-1 produces the protein MAISGRQNPSSDARLFKLCPFWSSRNGLLSSNHSEANVQRSSKTVSSVARSLLPPRRRLRLDPSSYLYFPYEPGKQVRTAVRLKNTSKSHVAFKFQTTAPKSCYMRPPGGILAPGESLIATVFKFVEQPENNEKLSDQKHRVKFKIMSLKVKEGVDYVPELFDEQKDLVTVERILRVVFIDPERQSPALEKLRRQLAEADAAVEARKKPPAEAGPRVVAEGLVIDEWKERREKYLARQQVQAVDSV, from the exons ATGGCCATCTCCGGCCGCCAAAACCCGAGCTCCGACGCGCGGCTCTTCAAGCTCTGTCCCTTCTGGAGTTCGCGAAACGGTTTGTTGTCTTCGAACCATTCCGAAGCGAACGTGCAAAGGTCCTCCAAAACGGTGTCGTCCGTGGCCAGGTCGCTACTTCCTCCGCGACGGAGACTCCGTCTCGATCCTTCCAGTTACCTCTACTTTCCAT atgaacCGGGGAAGCAGGTGAGGACCGCGGTTCGGTTGAAAAACACGAGCAAGTCTCATGTTGCTTTCAAG TTTCAAACTACGGCGCCAAAAAGTTGTTACATGCGGCCTCCTGGTGGGATTCTTGCTCCTGGGGAAAGTTTGATTGCAACtg TGTTTAAGTTTGTGGAGCAACCTGAAAACAATGAGAAGTTGTCGGATCAGAAGCACAGGGTAAAGTTCAAAATCATGAGTCTCAAAGTGAAAGAAGGGGTGGACTATGTACCTGAGCTG TTTGATGAACAAAAGGATCTAGTGACAGTGGAACGAATATTGAGGGTTGTGTTTATAGATCCAGAACGGCAAAGTCCA GCTTTGGAAAAACTGAGAAGACAGTTGGCTGAAGCCGATGCTGCAGTTGAAGCTCGGAAGAAGCCTCCGGCAGAGGCAGGTCCTCGTGTTGTTGCTGAAGGGCTTGTAATTGATGAATGG AAAGAGAGAAGGGAGAAGTATCTGGCCCGGCAACAAGTTCAAGCAGTAGATTCAGTGTAA